A portion of the Methanomicrobiales archaeon genome contains these proteins:
- a CDS encoding pyridoxal phosphate-dependent aminotransferase codes for MAAKRACAHRLEGIELSGIRRMFEGAGPGSINLAIGQPDFDTPQHIKDAAIRAIQEGRTGYTPNAGIEELRVAIADKLKRENGLAYTPSEILVTAGGSEALHLVLESLVNEGDRVLFPDPGFVSYPTLTAIAGGRPVGVPLDAALHIDIEKAQELMDGARLFILNSPSNPTGAVESEESIRTIVEYAADAGVTVVSDEVYEHFIYGRKHFSAARYGEDVITVNATSKTYAMTGWRVGYLAAPEEYIDHCLKIHQYCQACATSISQYAALAAYTGDQTAVRQMRDEYRTRRDILYDGLKRMGFAFPVPEGAFYAFVPMGIPLMQRVIENGVIVTPGSAFGKNMPEHARVSYATSRENLRQALDRIQRVME; via the coding sequence ATGGCAGCGAAACGGGCGTGCGCGCACAGGCTCGAGGGCATCGAACTCTCGGGGATCCGCAGGATGTTCGAAGGGGCCGGTCCCGGCTCGATCAATCTCGCCATCGGGCAGCCTGACTTCGACACTCCGCAGCACATCAAGGATGCGGCGATTCGGGCCATCCAGGAAGGCAGAACCGGTTACACGCCGAATGCCGGCATCGAGGAGCTGCGGGTTGCGATCGCGGATAAGCTGAAGCGGGAGAACGGCCTCGCGTATACGCCCTCGGAGATCCTGGTGACAGCGGGCGGGAGTGAAGCCCTCCACCTGGTACTGGAGTCCCTCGTCAACGAGGGGGACCGCGTCCTCTTCCCCGATCCGGGATTTGTCTCCTATCCGACCCTCACAGCGATCGCCGGCGGCCGACCCGTGGGGGTTCCGCTCGACGCCGCCCTGCACATCGATATCGAGAAGGCGCAGGAGCTGATGGACGGTGCGCGCCTGTTCATTCTCAACTCCCCGTCGAATCCGACCGGTGCCGTGGAGAGTGAGGAGTCCATCCGCACCATCGTGGAGTACGCCGCGGACGCCGGGGTGACGGTGGTGAGCGATGAGGTGTACGAGCATTTCATCTACGGGCGGAAGCATTTCTCCGCCGCGCGCTACGGCGAGGACGTAATCACGGTCAATGCGACGAGCAAGACGTACGCCATGACCGGATGGCGCGTGGGCTACCTGGCCGCTCCCGAGGAGTATATCGACCACTGCCTCAAGATCCACCAGTACTGCCAGGCCTGCGCGACATCCATCTCTCAGTACGCGGCGCTGGCAGCCTATACCGGCGATCAGACAGCGGTTCGGCAGATGCGGGATGAATACAGGACGAGGCGGGATATTCTCTATGACGGCCTGAAACGGATGGGCTTTGCGTTTCCTGTTCCCGAGGGGGCATTCTACGCCTTCGTCCCCATGGGGATTCCCCTGATGCAGAGAGTGATCGAGAACGGGGTGATCGTTACGCCGGGGAGCGCGTTCGGGAAGAATATGCCGGAGCATGCGCGGGTGAGCTACGCGACCTCCCGGGAGAACCTGAGACAGGCACTGGATCGAATACAGCGCGTAATGGAGTGA